Proteins encoded in a region of the Fusarium falciforme chromosome 6, complete sequence genome:
- a CDS encoding PKS-ER domain-containing protein: MSTQTRKALVVREHAEKLSLVQEQLPMPRPGPNQALVKVSTAAQNPTDVLCFDNMIFGNGAVLGCDFTGTVEVLGSNVTRLQLGDTIAGLIWGGEIEGQGAYSEYTLADEKICFKVPDKIPLEQAVTVPLAATTAWLALFRSQSLAIDRTAGSDVQLLIWAGSTSVGLYAVQIAALFGFQVATVCSPRHFPLLHSRGAKYIFDYKDPDVIQKIQKALPGIKYVFDTIGTESSSARASRAMSDSGGVLCTVRPGKEFTERVTSRTKVTSVLVFTAFLKNHQLGAGLFPASEEDHRLASEFYEQLPRLLSEKKIRPNTPWVINGLDGVTEGFQAYRDGKISGYKVVYDLKG; encoded by the exons ATGTCCACACAGACCCGCAAAGCCTTGGTAGTCAGAGAGCATGCTGAGAAGCTCTCTCTAGTTCAGGAGCAGTTGCCTATGCCTCGACCAGGTCCAAACCAAGCACTGGTCAAGGTCTCTACTGCAGCACAAAATCCAACTGATGTGCTATGTTTCGACAACATGATCTTCGGCAACGGAGCCGTTTTGGGCTGTGATTTTACCGGAACGGTGGAAGTCCTTGGAAGTAATGTCACGCGCTTGCAGCTTGGAGACACCATCGCCGGCCTTATCTGGGGAG GCGAGATCGAGGGCCAAGGAGCCTACAGTGAATACACGCTCGCCGACGAGAAGATCTGTTTCAAAGTCCCCGACAAGATCCCTCTCGAGCAGGCAGTCACTGTGCCGTTGGCCGCCACGACAGCATGGCTGGCCTTATTTCGGTCCCAGAGCCTTGCCATTGATCGAACTGCAGGGTCCGATGTGCAATTGCTCATATGGGCGGGAAGCA CTAGTGTTGGGCTCTACGCTGTTCAGATTGCGGCCCTATTCGGTTTTCAAGTTGCGACAGTGTGCAGTCCACGACATTTCCCGCTTCTTCACTCTCGCGGAGCCAAGTACATCTTCGACTACAAAGATCCTGACGTTATTCAGAAGATCCAAAAGGCCCTCCCTGGCATCAAGTACGTCTTTGACACCATCGGGACTGAAAGCTCGTCCGCAAGGGCATCTCGAGCCATGAGTGATTCAGGGGGTGTTTTATGCACCGTCCGTCCGGGCAAGGAGTTCACTGAAAGGGTCACATCACGGACCAAGGTAACTTCGGTTCTCGTATTTACCGCGTTCCTTAAGAACCACCAATTGGGCGCAGGCCTTTTCCCA GCGTCTGAGGAGGATCACCGGCTGGCCTCTGAATTCTATGAACAGCTCCCTCGCTTGCTTTCTGAGAAAAAAATCAGACCGAATACTCCATGGGTTATCAATGGGCTCGATGGGGTCACAGAGGGCTTTCAGGCTTACAGGGATGGTAAAATCTCTGGATACAAAGTCGTATATGATCTTAAGGGATAA